The following is a genomic window from Dehalococcoidia bacterium.
TCCGATGTTTGCCAGGTATTCGAGTGCGTCACTCATTTCGTGCCAGTCTAGGTTGATTCCCCAAACGTCCTGCATTTTTCGGGTCATCGTCATCGCGTCGAACATACTGCCGTGATAGAGCTTTATGAAGTCTCTACAAAGTACTTGCTTTTGGTGTCTATCCATTTTTATCATCGTGTCAACTCCTTGATTGTAAAGTTATCCTGTTATTATTATAACCAAAATCGGGCGCACTTTGTAACAAGTGCGCCCCGGTTTCCTTTACATTTCCAACGCCCGGCGGCTCTCACGGACTACCTGCTGCTGTACTCGTTGGGCGCTACTGGCAGACTTGGCGCGGGTGGCCCACTGGCGCATCGCTTCGATCTGCTCGCGCATCGTCGTTACCAGTGGCACAGTCTCGGCGGCGACTTGTAACAGGTCGGCAGTGTCGATGTCCCGGTGTTCGGGGAAGGCTCGCCACAAAGCCTGTTGCACGGTTTCTTCCACTTCCGCGCCGGTGAAGTCTACCATTGCCTCGGCTACGGCAGCAATGTCAAAGTCGGCGGGGTTGCGCTTGGCCTTGTGCAGGTGAATGTTGAGGATTGTGGCGCGTTCCGTAACAGTGGGCAGGTCTACGAAGAACTTCTCGGAGAAGCGCCGGATCAGTTCTGGGCGCAGCTTGCCGATGTCGTTAGCCGTCGCAAAGACAAACACGCCAGAGCCGGTGTTTTCTTCCATCCAGGTGAGGATGCTGCCAAGTACGCGAGAGCTTGTGCCGCCGTCCTGCTCGCCGCCGCCGCTACCGAGTGCCTTCTCGATTTCGTCAATCCAGAGGATGCACGGCGCAACGGCGCGGGCGATCTTCAAGGCGTCACGGGTCTGTTCCTCGGACTGCCCGACCAAGCCGCCGAACAGTGCGCCCACGTCCAGGCGCAAGAGCGGCACGTTCCAGAGACGCGATACCATTTTAGCGGTCAGGGACTTCCCGCAACCGGGGACGCCCACCGCGAGCACGCCCCGCGCCGGTTTCATCCCGTAGGCTTGCGCGTCCTGAGTATTCGCCATTCCAGCCGCTTGCAACCAGCGCTTCAAGTTGTCCAGCCCGCCTACGTCCTCTATCCCGATTTGCGCGGGGAAGAATTCGAGTGCGCCAGACTCGCCGATGATCTCGGCCTTAGCTTGGATGCAATAACTGATTGCTCTTTCGTCCAGTTGCCCGTTCGTGATGACGGCTTGCGCTAACACTTGGTCTGCCTCGTTTGCCGTCAAGCCTTGCAAGGCGCGTACCAGTTGCGCCCGTCCACCGTTGAGGCGATCACTCACGCCCTGTTGGTCAATGAATGTGTCGATCTGCGCTTCCAGTTCGGTATTGTCCGGTAGCGGCCAGTCGATGACTTTCAGATCCTTGCGGGCGTCTTGCGGAACAGCGACGTGCGGCGACAAGAGGATCACCGTCTTTTTCTGCTTAATCAGGCTTTCCGCGCAATCGCGTAGACTGCGCAGCACTTCCGGGGCGTTGAGGTACGGGTGCGCGTCCTTCAAAACATAGATGCCGTCCGGTGCTTGTGTAGCGATGTTCTGCAAGGCGAGAAACGCTTCCACGTTCGGCTCGACGTTCGGTTCGGTGACCAATACACTGTCACCAGTAAAGCATTGTGCGCCGTCAATCTTCTCCGCTTTGGTCAGTACACGGAACAAGCCCTGTGAGACTGTCCAGACGAACAACTGCTTATGTTCCTTGTGCGTGCGGGCAGCTTCCAGAACAATCATATCAATGATGCTATCCATAACGCGGGTAGACTCCGCGCTATTGATAGCGATAATCGGGCAGCGTGCCCGTACCAGTCTGTTCAATTCCTGCACCTTGTCCATTCGTTCACTCCTTGATTATGGGTTATCCTGTTATTATTATAACAAGAATACCTGCCGCTTTGTAACATCACAATTCCAAGAATCCGGCCCGCGTATGCTTGACGCGGCCAGTTGGTAGCGGTTCGGGTTCGGGCGGTAATGGCTTGACGGCTGCGCGGGTTTCCGGCGGTGACTGCCAGCTTTGGAGACGTGGAGCGCCAAGAGAAGTCGGTAGCCACGCTGGAAATGTTGACAGGTGCGCTTGCAGTTCGTAGCCTCTCTGCGTGCGCTTGTTGGCAGCATCGACAACTTTGCTCATAGCGATACTGAGAGCCGTGCCGGTATAGTCAGTCTTGGACGAAAGCGTAGCATTGTGGTACTGTTCCCACTTGCCCCACTTTAAGATGACTTGGTAGACACCGTTCTCGCTCATCATCTGTATCACGTAGGCGGCATCCTTGCGCCCGGCGGTGTCTTGTGCCCGGTAGACCAGTTCGGCTTCGATAGGCATTGCCTTGCTCCTTACAATTCCAGATAGGCGGCGCGGGTGTGTGTAACCCGTGTGGCTTTCAGTTCGTCCAGTTGCGCCGTGACGACGCTCTGCAACTGGTGCAGGTTGGCGACTAGTTGCCCGTCGCGTTGTTCGCTGCTCGATGTCTCGGCCAGGCTCTTGGCCTGTTCGATCAGCCCGCGAATCTCCGCATCTTCCAGAAACTCACCACCCAAGTAGCGCATCAACGTAGGGAAGTTCCGTGCCACGTCCAGGGAACGACCCCGGAATTGCCCGTTCTTGTTGTAGCCGTCTAGCAAGGTCTTCGTCCCTTCGGCGAGTTGCGCGAACAACTGACCAAGCAGTTCACGAACGGCGCTGGTACTGTTTTCCAGTTCGGCGCGGGCGCGTTCGTTTTCCTCTTGCCAAATGGCGCTACGTTCGGCACTATCCGGCATCGTTGTAATGAACAATACGCTCGTTTGATAGTTGGCGAATATCTTGCTCTCGATGTCCTGTTCGGTGGGGATTGCCGCCATTGCCTGCGCTACGACCCATTCGATGTACCGTTGGCAGTCATCCGGCCCGAACGTGTTGCCCGGCACGCTTATGGCTGTTCCGTAGGCGTAGCGGGCTTGCAGTGCATCCCAGTTCTCGCGGGCGCGTTGTTCGTAGTATTGCCGGTTCTGCTCACGGATGTTCGGCAGTTCCACAATCGCATCGGCCTTGATCTGGCGGCCCAGGGCCATCAGCTCATTCCAGCGCGTCTTGAAGTCTTCATAAGCGGAGTACAACAGGAAGCGCCACGAAGCGGAAGCAGTCAAGGCGTCTACGCTTTCCAACTTGCTGGCGTAGCGGATCGCAGCTTGCCGACACTGTGCGCCCCAACTGTTGAGCCGGTTGTCCAACTGCGCGTCGATGATCCGACGGGCGCTCTTGGCCTTCCCTTCGAGTGAGTCGGTCTTGATGCCCAGTTCCTCGAAGCTCAAGGCGCTGTTGAAAAGCCCAGTCCCGTGAACGTGGATGCGGACAAGCAAGCCACGTTCGAGCAGGCGTTGCAAGTCGAGCGCGACAGTGTTATTGACAAACTCGCCAGTTTTCGCGCTGGCGGCTTCTCTACGTTGCATCGGTGTAGTCATCGGTTATGCCTCCGTTTTCTCTCTGGTAAAGGTAACCGTCACCATTGCGGTGTCATTGTAGATGATTGGGGAAAAGTAGATCGAGCTTTCAAAGCCATCTTCGCGTAACTGCCACCATTCCTGAGGAAACTCGAAGGCGTAGAATTCTTCTTCGATATTATCGGTGTATGTCTGGAACTCGATTTCAAAAACGTATTTCTCGATTTGTGTGTAGGTCTTGCTTACCGTTTCCATTGCCTTCGCTCCTTACTAATCACTTATGTTTATCCTGTTATTATTATAACAAAAAACGCCAGTCGTTTGTAACAACTGGCGTTATATTCATAACAGATTAACCTACAGCAGATTAGGCGGGATGCAGTTCACTAACGGCGGCGAGCATTTGCCGGTACGCCGTTGCTCCTGCGCCCGTATCTGATAGAACTCCGCAATCAACACGGCGATGACGAGCATTAGCATATCTTCCAGATCGTAAGCGCCTTCGGTATAGGCCTGCAGTAGTGCGCCGATACCGGGATGTACCGCGCCGAACGCTTGCAGGTCTTCCAGTGAGGGGATCGTCATAATCGAAATGTCGGGCAAGTCGCCGATGATTTTAGCCATTGCCTTGCTCCTTTACTTGTTTGTCGTAACCGTCCGCGACTGCTAACAATTCAGCTTGGATGTACCCGAAACTGAATAGCGCGTCAATCCAGGCTTGTGTCTGTGTTTGTGAGTAGAGATACTTTTCCAAGGCTTGCAGTTCTTCACGCAGACGCTCTGCACGATATTCCGAGGCCGTAACAGGGACAACTTGTATGTGTGTCATAGTCTACTCCTTCCTCTTTTCATCCCATAGTTGACCGAGGCGCTCAAGCTCATTCATCACTGCTTGGTTTAGACGCTGAATCTCAATAACAGCTTCTTGAAGTTCTTTGCGCATATGTCTGCTAAGTTTTTTGGTTTCAAGACTTCTACGCATCCACTTCA
Proteins encoded in this region:
- a CDS encoding AAA family ATPase, with product MDKVQELNRLVRARCPIIAINSAESTRVMDSIIDMIVLEAARTHKEHKQLFVWTVSQGLFRVLTKAEKIDGAQCFTGDSVLVTEPNVEPNVEAFLALQNIATQAPDGIYVLKDAHPYLNAPEVLRSLRDCAESLIKQKKTVILLSPHVAVPQDARKDLKVIDWPLPDNTELEAQIDTFIDQQGVSDRLNGGRAQLVRALQGLTANEADQVLAQAVITNGQLDERAISYCIQAKAEIIGESGALEFFPAQIGIEDVGGLDNLKRWLQAAGMANTQDAQAYGMKPARGVLAVGVPGCGKSLTAKMVSRLWNVPLLRLDVGALFGGLVGQSEEQTRDALKIARAVAPCILWIDEIEKALGSGGGEQDGGTSSRVLGSILTWMEENTGSGVFVFATANDIGKLRPELIRRFSEKFFVDLPTVTERATILNIHLHKAKRNPADFDIAAVAEAMVDFTGAEVEETVQQALWRAFPEHRDIDTADLLQVAAETVPLVTTMREQIEAMRQWATRAKSASSAQRVQQQVVRESRRALEM
- a CDS encoding PsbP-related protein yields the protein METVSKTYTQIEKYVFEIEFQTYTDNIEEEFYAFEFPQEWWQLREDGFESSIYFSPIIYNDTAMVTVTFTREKTEA